GTGAGCTGCATGTTTCCCAGGCACGCACACTGCAAGTAGATGATGTATTGCAGCCTGAAGAATCAGAGCGGGATCAGAAGTTTACTAAACTAGTGGAGCGTCTTCAGTCTCCAGAAACGTTTAATTTAAATAAACCAGCTGGGTTACAAGCAGATCTACGCCCTTATCAGATGACGGGATTCCGCTGGATGAAAACTCTTGCTACCTATGGATTAGGCGGGATTCTAGCAGATGATATGGGCTTAGGTAAAACCATTCAAGCCATTACTTTTCTTCTTCATGAAAAAGAAGAGGGCGTCTTGAATGCGCCTGTCATAATTATTACACCAGCTTCACTCGTTTATAATTGGAAAAAGGAACTCGAAAAGTTCGCACCAGAATTGACCGTCCAGATCATCTCCGGAGATCCTATCGTCCGTCAGCAGATGATTACAGAGGGATCAGCAGACGTATGGATTACCTCTTATCCTCTGCTTCGTCAAGATGCAAAATTTTATGAAACGACTCAATTTCACGCTATGATTCTGGACGAATCACAGGCTATAAAAAATGATACAACGAAGACTGCTTCTGCGGTTCGAACGATCCGCTCCAGGCATCGCTTTGCTTTAAGTGGTACGCCTATTGAAAATTCACTTCAGGAACTATGGTCGATTTTCAGAACCATTATGCCTGGGTTTTACACAAGTAAGAAGAAATTCATGCAGATGAAGCCGGAAAAAATTGCCCGCATGACCCGTCCCTTTATACTCCGGCGTATGAAAACCGAAGTGCTGGATGAACTGCCGGATAAAATTGACACGGTCCAGTATTCAGAACTTACCCGGGAACAAAAAGAGGTTTACCTGGCCTACTTGGAACGTATTCAAAACGATATCCAGGAAACCATTGCTACAAAAGGAATTCAGCGCGGAAAAATTGAAATTCTTGCCGGTCTTACACGCTTGAGGCAAATTTGCTGTCACCCTTCTCTTTTCCTTGAGAATTACGAGGGCGGCTCAGGTAAATTGGACCAACTGAAAGAGCTGGCTCACGAAATGAAAGAAAGCGGACACCGCTTACTCATCTTTTCCCAATTTTCCAGTATGCTGACGTTATTGCATAAAGAACTCTCGAACGATGGTATTGACGGCTTCTATTTAGACGGAAGTACGAAAGCTGACAAACGGATGGACATGGTGGATCAGTTCAACCAGGGGGAAAAAGATGCATTCTTTATCTCCCTGAAAGCCGGAGGGACAGGCTTGAACCTGACTGGTGCTGATACTGTAATTTTGTACGATTTATGGTGGAACCCGGCGATTGAAGAACAAGCCGCAGGCCGTGCTCATCGAATTGGACAGGAAAGAGTTGTACAAGTAATCCGTATGATTTCAGAAGGTACCATTGAAGAACGCATTTACCAACTGCAGCAAAAGAAGCGAGATCTCGTAGACCAAATCATTCAGCCAGGAGAGTCTATGCTCACTTCACTGAGTGAAGAGGAGATTCAAGAACTATTTAAATAATAAAACCCTGCGGAACGAGCTTCCGCAGGGTTTTATTATATGTTAATTGAACATGTTATATATTTATAATATAAAGTTAAATATTTCTAACTTGAGAGGTGTGTAGATCTTGACCACCAAACAAATGTTAATCCTTTTTTCTCTTTCTGCAAGTTTACTTTTAGTAAGAGGACTTTACCAGACCTACTTGCTTGTTCAAAACATCGAAGTGCAAACAGTGTTATGATCATTAATGGTCTTAACTCTTGCTTAATTATCTTAGGAAGAGTTATTTTTTCGTTTTATAAGGAAATGGGTATTCCTATTAGCATTTTCGTGGCTAAAGACTTAGAAACGGATCGGAAAGTTGGCATGAGAACACGGATAAAAGAATTTCGAGCCAGGCATGACTTAACTCAAGTGGATCTAACACGTATGGTTAACGTGAGAAGGGAGACCATCGTTTTCCTTGAAAAGGGAGAGTACAATCCTCCTCTCAAATTAGCTGCAAAAATCTC
The Halobacillus halophilus DSM 2266 DNA segment above includes these coding regions:
- a CDS encoding helix-turn-helix transcriptional regulator, which encodes MRTRIKEFRARHDLTQVDLTRMVNVRRETIVFLEKGEYNPPLKLAAKISYQFHEPIEVVFLFDSDELH